In one Buteo buteo chromosome 10, bButBut1.hap1.1, whole genome shotgun sequence genomic region, the following are encoded:
- the ATG4C gene encoding cysteine protease ATG4C isoform X4: protein MEATGTDEVEKIKSKFMSAWHNMKYSWVLKTKTYFSRNSPVFLLGKCYHFKTDESGELSTDGSNFDKINAEISGNVEEFRKDFISRIWLTYREEFPQIKGSALTTDCGWGCTLRTGQMLLAQGLMLHFLGRAWVWPEALDIDNSDSESWTAHTVKKLTASFEASLTAEREPKILSNHHQGTLKRNCDDSEMRNEVYHRKIISWFGDSPLAAFGLHQLIEHGKKSGKIAGDWYGPAVVAHILRKAVEEARDPELQGVTVYVAQDCTVYSSDVIDRQCSLMDSGKADTKAVIILVPVRLGGERTNMDYLEFVKGILSLEYCVGIIGGKPKQSYYFAGFQDDSLIYMDPHYCQSFVDVSIKDFPLESFHCPSPKKMSFKKMDPSCTIGFYCRTVQDFEKASEEITKVRWQLLLRWHHAFPRLIFKANTGFVFGTKPALPWFSYKARPCL, encoded by the exons ATGGAGGCCACAGGGACAGATGAAGTAGAAAAGATAAAATCAAAGTTTATGTCTGCATGGCACAACATGAAATACA GTTGGGtgttgaaaacaaaaacttactTCAGTAGAAACTCTCCAGTCTTTCTGCTGGGAAAATGTTACCACTTCAAAACTGATG AATCTGGTGAACTCTCTACAGATGGGTCCAATTTTGATAAAATCAATGCAGAGATTTCAGGAAATGTTGAGGAGTTTcgtaaagattttatttctagaaTATGGCTGACTTACAGAGAGGAATTTCCTCAGATAAAGGGGTCCGCATTAACTACAGACTGTGGTTGGGGTTGCACGCTGAGAACTGGTCAAATGCTGCTGGCTCAAGGTCTTatgcttcattttcttggtAGAG CCTGGGTCTGGCCAGAGGCGTTGGACATTGACAATTCCGATTCTGAATCGTGGACAGCCCATACAGTCAAAAAGCTGACAGCATCATTTGAAGCATCACTTACAGCAGAAAGAGAACCCAAGATCCTGTCAAATCATCATCAGGGAACATTAAAGAGAAACTGTGATGACagtgaaatgagaaatgaagtttatcatagaaaaataatttcttggtTTGGCGACTCTCCGCTGGCAGCTTTTGGCTTACATCAGCTAATAGAACATGGAAAGAAGTCTGGAAAAATTGCTGGAGATTGGTATGGGCCTGCAGTTGTTGCACACATTTTAAG AAAAGCTGTTGAAGAAGCAAGAGACCCTGAGCTACAAGGAGTAACAGTCTATGTTGCTCAGGATTGTACAG TCTACAGTTCAGATGTTATTGACAGACAGTGTTCTCTTATGGATTCTGGAAAAGCAGACACAAAAGCGGTTATTATATTAGTTCCTGTGAGACTCGGTGGAGAGAGAACAAACATGGACTACTTAGAGTTTGTAAAG GGAATTTTAAGCCTTGAGTATTGTGTTGGTATTATTGGTGGCAAACCCAAGCAGTCATATTACTTTGCTGGATTTCAAG ATGACAGTTTGATTTACATGGATCCTCATTACTGCCAATCTTTTGTAGATGTCAGCATAAAGGATTTCCCTCTTGAG TCATTCCACTGTCCTTCTCCCAAAAAGATGTCATTCAAAAAAATGGATCCGAGCTGCACGATAGGATTTTACTGTAGAACCGTGCAGGACTTTGAGAAGGCTTCTGAAGAAATAACGAAG GTGCGGTGGCAACTGCTGTTGAGGTGGCACCATGCATTCCCTCGCCTGATTTTCAAAGCCAACACTGGCTTCGTGTTCGGAACAAAACCTGCTCTTCCCTGGTTCTCGTACAAGGCAAGACCAT
- the ATG4C gene encoding cysteine protease ATG4C isoform X3, translating to MEATGTDEVEKIKSKFMSAWHNMKYSWVLKTKTYFSRNSPVFLLGKCYHFKTDESGELSTDGSNFDKINAEISGNVEEFRKDFISRIWLTYREEFPQIKGSALTTDCGWGCTLRTGQMLLAQGLMLHFLGRAWVWPEALDIDNSDSESWTAHTVKKLTASFEASLTAEREPKILSNHHQGTLKRNCDDSEMRNEVYHRKIISWFGDSPLAAFGLHQLIEHGKKSGKIAGDWYGPAVVAHILRKAVEEARDPELQGVTVYVAQDCTVYSSDVIDRQCSLMDSGKADTKAVIILVPVRLGGERTNMDYLEFVKGILSLEYCVGIIGGKPKQSYYFAGFQDDSLIYMDPHYCQSFVDVSIKDFPLESFHCPSPKKMSFKKMDPSCTIGFYCRTVQDFEKASEEITKVRWQLLLRWHHAFPRLIFKANTGFVFGTKPALPWFSYKARPCESGSVRGL from the exons ATGGAGGCCACAGGGACAGATGAAGTAGAAAAGATAAAATCAAAGTTTATGTCTGCATGGCACAACATGAAATACA GTTGGGtgttgaaaacaaaaacttactTCAGTAGAAACTCTCCAGTCTTTCTGCTGGGAAAATGTTACCACTTCAAAACTGATG AATCTGGTGAACTCTCTACAGATGGGTCCAATTTTGATAAAATCAATGCAGAGATTTCAGGAAATGTTGAGGAGTTTcgtaaagattttatttctagaaTATGGCTGACTTACAGAGAGGAATTTCCTCAGATAAAGGGGTCCGCATTAACTACAGACTGTGGTTGGGGTTGCACGCTGAGAACTGGTCAAATGCTGCTGGCTCAAGGTCTTatgcttcattttcttggtAGAG CCTGGGTCTGGCCAGAGGCGTTGGACATTGACAATTCCGATTCTGAATCGTGGACAGCCCATACAGTCAAAAAGCTGACAGCATCATTTGAAGCATCACTTACAGCAGAAAGAGAACCCAAGATCCTGTCAAATCATCATCAGGGAACATTAAAGAGAAACTGTGATGACagtgaaatgagaaatgaagtttatcatagaaaaataatttcttggtTTGGCGACTCTCCGCTGGCAGCTTTTGGCTTACATCAGCTAATAGAACATGGAAAGAAGTCTGGAAAAATTGCTGGAGATTGGTATGGGCCTGCAGTTGTTGCACACATTTTAAG AAAAGCTGTTGAAGAAGCAAGAGACCCTGAGCTACAAGGAGTAACAGTCTATGTTGCTCAGGATTGTACAG TCTACAGTTCAGATGTTATTGACAGACAGTGTTCTCTTATGGATTCTGGAAAAGCAGACACAAAAGCGGTTATTATATTAGTTCCTGTGAGACTCGGTGGAGAGAGAACAAACATGGACTACTTAGAGTTTGTAAAG GGAATTTTAAGCCTTGAGTATTGTGTTGGTATTATTGGTGGCAAACCCAAGCAGTCATATTACTTTGCTGGATTTCAAG ATGACAGTTTGATTTACATGGATCCTCATTACTGCCAATCTTTTGTAGATGTCAGCATAAAGGATTTCCCTCTTGAG TCATTCCACTGTCCTTCTCCCAAAAAGATGTCATTCAAAAAAATGGATCCGAGCTGCACGATAGGATTTTACTGTAGAACCGTGCAGGACTTTGAGAAGGCTTCTGAAGAAATAACGAAG GTGCGGTGGCAACTGCTGTTGAGGTGGCACCATGCATTCCCTCGCCTGATTTTCAAAGCCAACACTGGCTTCGTGTTCGGAACAAAACCTGCTCTTCCCTGGTTCTCGTACAAGGCAAGACCATGTGAGTCTGGATCCGTTCGTG
- the ATG4C gene encoding cysteine protease ATG4C isoform X2, translating to MEATGTDEVEKIKSKFMSAWHNMKYSWVLKTKTYFSRNSPVFLLGKCYHFKTDESGELSTDGSNFDKINAEISGNVEEFRKDFISRIWLTYREEFPQIKGSALTTDCGWGCTLRTGQMLLAQGLMLHFLGRAWVWPEALDIDNSDSESWTAHTVKKLTASFEASLTAEREPKILSNHHQGTLKRNCDDSEMRNEVYHRKIISWFGDSPLAAFGLHQLIEHGKKSGKIAGDWYGPAVVAHILRKAVEEARDPELQGVTVYVAQDCTVYSSDVIDRQCSLMDSGKADTKAVIILVPVRLGGERTNMDYLEFVKGILSLEYCVGIIGGKPKQSYYFAGFQDDSLIYMDPHYCQSFVDVSIKDFPLESFHCPSPKKMSFKKMDPSCTIGFYCRTVQDFEKASEEITKMLKSSSKEKYPLFTFVKGHSRDYDFASSPLHEESDLFSEDEKKRLKRFSTEEFVLL from the exons ATGGAGGCCACAGGGACAGATGAAGTAGAAAAGATAAAATCAAAGTTTATGTCTGCATGGCACAACATGAAATACA GTTGGGtgttgaaaacaaaaacttactTCAGTAGAAACTCTCCAGTCTTTCTGCTGGGAAAATGTTACCACTTCAAAACTGATG AATCTGGTGAACTCTCTACAGATGGGTCCAATTTTGATAAAATCAATGCAGAGATTTCAGGAAATGTTGAGGAGTTTcgtaaagattttatttctagaaTATGGCTGACTTACAGAGAGGAATTTCCTCAGATAAAGGGGTCCGCATTAACTACAGACTGTGGTTGGGGTTGCACGCTGAGAACTGGTCAAATGCTGCTGGCTCAAGGTCTTatgcttcattttcttggtAGAG CCTGGGTCTGGCCAGAGGCGTTGGACATTGACAATTCCGATTCTGAATCGTGGACAGCCCATACAGTCAAAAAGCTGACAGCATCATTTGAAGCATCACTTACAGCAGAAAGAGAACCCAAGATCCTGTCAAATCATCATCAGGGAACATTAAAGAGAAACTGTGATGACagtgaaatgagaaatgaagtttatcatagaaaaataatttcttggtTTGGCGACTCTCCGCTGGCAGCTTTTGGCTTACATCAGCTAATAGAACATGGAAAGAAGTCTGGAAAAATTGCTGGAGATTGGTATGGGCCTGCAGTTGTTGCACACATTTTAAG AAAAGCTGTTGAAGAAGCAAGAGACCCTGAGCTACAAGGAGTAACAGTCTATGTTGCTCAGGATTGTACAG TCTACAGTTCAGATGTTATTGACAGACAGTGTTCTCTTATGGATTCTGGAAAAGCAGACACAAAAGCGGTTATTATATTAGTTCCTGTGAGACTCGGTGGAGAGAGAACAAACATGGACTACTTAGAGTTTGTAAAG GGAATTTTAAGCCTTGAGTATTGTGTTGGTATTATTGGTGGCAAACCCAAGCAGTCATATTACTTTGCTGGATTTCAAG ATGACAGTTTGATTTACATGGATCCTCATTACTGCCAATCTTTTGTAGATGTCAGCATAAAGGATTTCCCTCTTGAG TCATTCCACTGTCCTTCTCCCAAAAAGATGTCATTCAAAAAAATGGATCCGAGCTGCACGATAGGATTTTACTGTAGAACCGTGCAGGACTTTGAGAAGGCTTCTGAAGAAATAACGAAG ATGCTGAAATCCTCATCTAAGGAGAAATACCCCTTGTTTACTTTTGTAAAGGGTCATTCTAGAGACTATGACTTTGCTTCCAGTCCACTCCATGAAGAAAGTGACCTTTTCTCtgaggatgaaaagaaaagattaaaaagatttAGTACAGAGGAGTTTGTCTTGCTTTAA
- the ATG4C gene encoding cysteine protease ATG4C isoform X1, whose protein sequence is MEATGTDEVEKIKSKFMSAWHNMKYSWVLKTKTYFSRNSPVFLLGKCYHFKTDESGELSTDGSNFDKINAEISGNVEEFRKDFISRIWLTYREEFPQIKGSALTTDCGWGCTLRTGQMLLAQGLMLHFLGRAWVWPEALDIDNSDSESWTAHTVKKLTASFEASLTAEREPKILSNHHQGTLKRNCDDSEMRNEVYHRKIISWFGDSPLAAFGLHQLIEHGKKSGKIAGDWYGPAVVAHILRKAVEEARDPELQGVTVYVAQDCTVYSSDVIDRQCSLMDSGKADTKAVIILVPVRLGGERTNMDYLEFVKGILSLEYCVGIIGGKPKQSYYFAGFQDDSLIYMDPHYCQSFVDVSIKDFPLESFHCPSPKKMSFKKMDPSCTIGFYCRTVQDFEKASEEITKVRWQLLLRWHHAFPRLIFKANTGFVFGTKPALPWFSYKARPCESGSVRGAWPWVSPAVWEKVTCLMVNKEQKN, encoded by the exons ATGGAGGCCACAGGGACAGATGAAGTAGAAAAGATAAAATCAAAGTTTATGTCTGCATGGCACAACATGAAATACA GTTGGGtgttgaaaacaaaaacttactTCAGTAGAAACTCTCCAGTCTTTCTGCTGGGAAAATGTTACCACTTCAAAACTGATG AATCTGGTGAACTCTCTACAGATGGGTCCAATTTTGATAAAATCAATGCAGAGATTTCAGGAAATGTTGAGGAGTTTcgtaaagattttatttctagaaTATGGCTGACTTACAGAGAGGAATTTCCTCAGATAAAGGGGTCCGCATTAACTACAGACTGTGGTTGGGGTTGCACGCTGAGAACTGGTCAAATGCTGCTGGCTCAAGGTCTTatgcttcattttcttggtAGAG CCTGGGTCTGGCCAGAGGCGTTGGACATTGACAATTCCGATTCTGAATCGTGGACAGCCCATACAGTCAAAAAGCTGACAGCATCATTTGAAGCATCACTTACAGCAGAAAGAGAACCCAAGATCCTGTCAAATCATCATCAGGGAACATTAAAGAGAAACTGTGATGACagtgaaatgagaaatgaagtttatcatagaaaaataatttcttggtTTGGCGACTCTCCGCTGGCAGCTTTTGGCTTACATCAGCTAATAGAACATGGAAAGAAGTCTGGAAAAATTGCTGGAGATTGGTATGGGCCTGCAGTTGTTGCACACATTTTAAG AAAAGCTGTTGAAGAAGCAAGAGACCCTGAGCTACAAGGAGTAACAGTCTATGTTGCTCAGGATTGTACAG TCTACAGTTCAGATGTTATTGACAGACAGTGTTCTCTTATGGATTCTGGAAAAGCAGACACAAAAGCGGTTATTATATTAGTTCCTGTGAGACTCGGTGGAGAGAGAACAAACATGGACTACTTAGAGTTTGTAAAG GGAATTTTAAGCCTTGAGTATTGTGTTGGTATTATTGGTGGCAAACCCAAGCAGTCATATTACTTTGCTGGATTTCAAG ATGACAGTTTGATTTACATGGATCCTCATTACTGCCAATCTTTTGTAGATGTCAGCATAAAGGATTTCCCTCTTGAG TCATTCCACTGTCCTTCTCCCAAAAAGATGTCATTCAAAAAAATGGATCCGAGCTGCACGATAGGATTTTACTGTAGAACCGTGCAGGACTTTGAGAAGGCTTCTGAAGAAATAACGAAG GTGCGGTGGCAACTGCTGTTGAGGTGGCACCATGCATTCCCTCGCCTGATTTTCAAAGCCAACACTGGCTTCGTGTTCGGAACAAAACCTGCTCTTCCCTGGTTCTCGTACAAGGCAAGACCATGTGAGTCTGGATCCGTTCGTG